From Pungitius pungitius chromosome 9, fPunPun2.1, whole genome shotgun sequence, one genomic window encodes:
- the col5a3b gene encoding collagen, type V, alpha 3b, whose translation MDRWSPARGTWLLLLLFFSVFHSSRAVNLIDVLSVLELSEDMEGVSLEAGLCTSRQGREVTDLSFRIDKKIQLSAPTRQLFPDSPFPVNFSVMTTVRAAKGSQVFLLSLYDPQGTQQLGVEVGRSPVFLYEDHESQPPPELYPTFRKINLADGKWHRVAYSVEGQSVTLYLDCVKLETLDLLRGHDPHISTEGATVFGTRLLDADVFEGAIQQLLIVDDPRAAETYCRDFIPDCDAPLPYDKILAEPEEVKKPKKVAAEEYEEFDYSDLYDPAPGPNVTEYEIIEYEDYDNATDPRHAGEYEYEEEYDERYGPAERGREDAVNALDIPEKGEKGEPGLLGSGTLITGPYGPPGPEGEPGPSGITGPVGPRGDPGELGPQGRPGLNGADGIPGPPGNIMLIPFQSSGDSKTGTLVSAQEAQAQAILQQTKLAMKGPPGPLGLRGRPGPLGATGPSGLKGSSGESGPAGPAGQTGLPGQSGRIGKRGRAGTDGGRGMIGEAGAKGDRGFDGLPGLPGNKGHNGERGKPGPVGPSGEPGERGSEGPNGPRGQPGDAGSRGLNGPRGRAGPQGQLGIRGIDGAQGSKGNIGGPGEIGAPGQQGNPGIVGFPGPQGLVGLPGEKGPQGKKGAQGLPGNDGPSGHPGREGTPGEKGLPGPLGVQGPVGYPGQRGVKGADGIRGLKGSKGEKGEDGFPGSKGEMGAKGDDGDNGPTGARGEDGLEGPKGQMGPQGDAGAAGTSGEKGKLGVPGLPGYPGRLGPKGSDGFPGSVGAPGDKGKKGPAGQPGGGGQRGPNGARGGRGAKGPTGKSGEKGTSGNDGPPGPSGERGPQGPQGRNGESGPKGSGGPAGKDGLPGHPGQRGEPGFQGKTGPPGPSGVVGPQGKSGESGPTGDRGHPGAPGVPGEHGLPGTAGKEGGKGDPGLPGTFGKNGPQGLKGFRGSRGGPGMMGPSGLKGGSGPTGSSGAIGSTGERGPPGTAGAIGQPGRGGAIGGPGPMGEKGEPGDKGPVGPAGQDGDQGPVGTLGATGPAGPPGDDGDKGEQGESGQKGSKGDKGEAGPQGSAGTQGVIGQPGLPGVDGLRGPRGQQGMFGPKGDEGLRGFKGSRGPTGLQGMPGLPGEKGESGHGGLMGPPGQQGPSGPQGPIGGQGPTGRLGMIGQPGVIGEKGEDGEAGDPGAVGVPGRLGGKGDQGEKGDTGPSGAAGPPGARGLTGEDGAKGNSGPPGLTGDLGQQGEAGPNGVDGLTGSKGDTGDPGKSGPPGAAGEPGPSGPPGRRGHLGKAGKDGKAGVKGAKGAPGFEGPVGKTGPVGAQGHPGKPGPQGLRGIPGPGGEQGLNGPPGQTGPPGPMGPSGLPGLKGDHGRKGDKGHGGLIGLIGPPGDIGEKGDRGLPGNQGLLGSKGDEGAVGPSGPPGPPGPNGLSGAVGTKGSKGNLGPTGPRGDTGPAGPPGPPGRPAVGMSPLPERGRRRRTHNSVDGAALGGEEEVEGREEEEEEAGIDGGEEGWVQGDQAGRDADMKEKEGMEEVFASLSSMKVEVDGLRNPQGTYHSPARTCKELWLLHPELPNGEYWIDPNQGCHRDSFKVFCNFTAQGETCLHPDKKFQSVKLAAWKGEKPDTWYSKFRKGKQISYSGSDDVPLHVVQLTFLQLLSATAKQTFTYHCLNSAGWLHVATYGHEHALRFRGANGEELTHENAHYISALYDGCQTRSGQERTVLEFDAPLSNTLPIVDVAVPDFGKGNQKFGFQVGPVCFNG comes from the exons ATGGATCGATGGAGCCCGGCGCGCGGGacgtggctgctgctgctgctcttcttctcggTGTTTCACAGCTCGAGAGCAG TCAACCTCATCGACGTCCTGAGTGTCCTGGAGCTGTCGGAGGACATGGAGGGCGTGTCCCTGGAGGCGGGGCTGTGCACCAGCCGGCAGGGACGAGAGGTGACGGACCTCTCCTTCAGGATCGACAAGAAGATTCAGCTGAGCGCGCCCACCAGGCAACTCTTCCCTG ATTCTCCGTTTCCTGTGAACTTTTCCGTGATGACGACGGTCCGAGCCGCGAAGGGCTCCCAGGTCTTCCTCCTCTCGCTGTACGACCCGCAG GGCACACAGCAGCTGGGCGTGGAGGTCGGCCGCTCTCCTGTCTTCCTGTACGAGGACCACGAGAGCCAGCCACCTCCGGAACTGTACCCCACCTTCAGGAAGATCAACCTGGCTGACGGAAA GTGGCACAGAGTGGCGTACAGTGTGGAGGGCCAGTCGGTGACTCTCTACCTGGACTGCGTCAAACTGGAGACCCTGGACCTGCTGAGAGGTCACGACCCCCACATCAGCACCGAGGGGGCCACCGTGTTTGGAACGCGACTGCTGGACGCCGACGTGTTCGAG GGAGCCATCCAGCAGCTGCTGATCGTCGACGACCCCCGAGCCGCAGAGACGTACTGTCGGGACTTCATCCCGGACTGCGACGCCCCTTTGCCCTACGACAAGATACTAGCGGAGCCCGAGGAG GTGAAGAAACCTAAGAAGGTCGCGGCCGAGGAGTACGAGGAGTTCGACTACAGCGACCTCTACGACCCCGCGCCGGGTCCCAATGTCACCGAGTACGAG ATCATCGAGTACGAGGACTACGACAACGCGACGGACCCGCGCCACGCCGGCGAGTACGAGTACGAGGAGGAGTACGACGAGCGCTACGGGCCGGCCGAGAGGGGGCGGGAGGACGCCGTCAACGCGCTG GACATTCCggaaaagggggagaaaggagagcCGGGCCTTTTGGGATCG GGGACGCTGATCACGGGACCATACGGCCCTCCGGGACCTGAG GGGGAGCCCGGACCTTCTGGAATCACGGGACCAGTGGGACCTCGAGGAGACCCGGGGGAGCTG GGTCCGCAGGGACGTCCCGGCCTCAACGGAGCCGACGGGATCCCGGGTCCCCCGGGGAACATCATGCTCATACCG ttccAGTCCAGTGGTGATTCAAAGACAGGGACTTTGGTTTCTGCGCAGGAGGCGCAGGCTCAGGCCATCCTGCAGCAGACCAAG CTGGCTATGAAGGGACCTCCAGGCCCGCTCGGCCTCAGGGGGAGACCCGGCCCGCTG GGTGCAACAGGTCCCTCTGGGCTGAAGGGGAGCAGTGGAGAATCGGGGCCAGCG GGCCCTGCGGGACAAACAGGTTTACCAGGTCAGAGTGGAAGAATCGGGAAAAGG gGTCGAGCGGGCACAGACGGCGGCCGTGGTATGATAGGAGAGGCTGGAGCAAAG GGCGACAGAGGCTTCGATGGCTTACCCGGTCTCCCTGGAAACAAAGGACACAAC ggGGAAAGGGGAAAGCCGGGCCCTGTAGGTCCATCTGGAGAGCCGGGTGAAAGG GGCTCAGAGGGTCCAAATGGACCAAGAGGACAACCAGGTGATGCT GGATCCAGAGGCCTGAACGGCCCCAGAGGTCGAGCAGGTCCCCAAGGCCAGCTG GGCATTCGAGGAATCGACGGCGCTCAGGGTTCAAAGGGAAACATA GGAGGCCCGGGGGAGATCGGCGCACCCGGACAGCAGGGCAACCCGGGCATTGTG ggtttccCCGGTCCTCAGGGGTTGGTGGGGCTCCCCGGAGAGAAG GGGCCTCAAGGGAAGAAAGGGGCGCAGGGTTTACCCGGGAACGACGGGCCCTCG GGTCACCCCGGGAGAGAAGGGACTCCAGGTGAGAAAGGCCTGCCG GGCCCCTTGGGAGTGCAGGGCCCCGTCGGATACCCTGGACAGCGAGGAGTTAAG GGAGCAGACGGAATAAGAGGATTAAAGGGAAGCAAAGGTGAAAag GGGGAGGATGGGTTCCCAGGGTCAAAAGGGGAGATGGGAGCGAAGGGGGACGACGGAGACAACGGGCCCACGGGGGCCCGAGGAGAAGACGGGCTTGAGGGGCCCAAAGGACAGATGGGTCCTCAAGGAGACGCTGGCGCTGCTGGCACTTCTGGGGAGAAG GGGAAACTGGGAGTTCCTGGGCTGCCGGGATATCCGGGGCGACTGGGAccaaaa GGCTCTGACGGGTTTCCAGGTTCAGTGGGAGCTCCGGGAGACAAAGGGAAGAAA GGTCCCGCAGGACAACCAGGAGGTGGAGGCCAGCGGGGTCCGAAT GGCGCACGAGGTGGCAGAGGGGCAAAAGGGCCGACGGGGAAATCTGGAGAAAAG GGCACCTCCGGAAACGACGGACCCCCAGGACCTTCTGgagaaagg ggACCTCAAGGGCCGCAAGGAAGGAATGGAGAGAGTGGACCTAAAGGATCAGGC ggtccAGCTGGGAAAGATGGTCTTCCAGGTCACCCAGGTCAAAGAGGAGAGCCG GGATTCCAGGGGAAGACGGGGCCTCCCGGACCCTCAGGTGTTGTGGGGCCACAG GGCAAGTCCGGTGAGTCCGGTCCTACGGGGGACCGAGGTCACCCAGGGGCCCCGGGTGTACCTGGGGAGCACGGTTTACCGGGCACCGCCGGGAAGGAGGGTGGAAAG GGGGATCCGGGTTTACCTGGGACATTTGGGAAAAATGGCCCTCAAGGACTGAAAGGGTtcagaggcagcagaggaggcccTGGGATGATG GGACCGTCTGGTCTAAAAGGAGGGTCGGGACCTACCGGATCATCAGGAGCCATC GGGTCGACTGGCGAGAGGGGCCCTCCCGGAACCGCCGGCGCCATCGGTCAGCCCGGTCGGGGCGGAGCCATTGGAGGACCTGGACCAATGGGGGAGAAGGGCGAGCCT GGAGACAAGGGCCCGGTGGGACCCGCGGGTCAGGACGGAGACCAGGGTCCCGTGGGGACGCTCGGGGCCACGGGCCCCGCTGGGCCTCCCGGAGACGACGGGGATAAG GGCGAGCAAGGGGAATCCGGCCAGAAAGGCAGCAAAGGAGACAAAGGCGAAGCC GGACCCCAAGGATCCGCCGGCACTCAAGGTGTCATCGGTCAGCCAGGACTTCCG GGGGTGGACGGACTGCGGGGCCCCCGGGGCCAGCAGGGCATGTTCGGCCCGAAAGGAGACGAGGGACTCCGCGGCTTCAAAGGCTCCAGAGGACCGACGGGATTGCAG gGCATGCCCGGCCTAccgggagagaagggggagagcGGACATGGGGGGCTAATG GGTCCACCTGGTCAACAAGGCCCCTCCGGTCCTCAGGGACCCATCGGGGGACAG GGTCCGACCGGTCGACTCGGGATGATCGGACAGCCAGGTGTTATTGGAGAGAAG GGGGAGGACGGCGAGGCGGGCGACCCCGGAGCAGTGGGGGTTCCAGGAAGACTG GGAGGAAAAGGGGACCAGGGGGAGAAGGGAGACACGGGCCCTTCAGGAGCTGCCGGACCCCCAGGAGCCAGGGGCCTGACGGGGGAGGACGGAGCCAAGGGCAACTCT GGTCCTCCAGGCCTCACCGGGGACCTCGGTCAGCAGGGGGAGGCCGGACCCAAC GGTGTGGACGGTCTGACCGGGTCTAAAGGGGACACAGGGGACCCTGGGAAATCT GGACCacctggagcagctggagaacccGGACCGTCCGGACCTCCTGGGCgaagg GGCCACTTGGGGAAAGCGGGCAAAGACGGGAAGGCAGGTGTGAAAGGAGCAAAG ggtGCTCCCGGTTTCGAGGGCCCCGTAGGGAAGACGGGGCCCGTGGGGGCCCAGGGACACCCCGGCAAGCCTGGCCCTCAAGGCTTAAGAGGGATCCCCGGCCCTGGA ggCGAGCAGGGTTTGAATGGACCCCCAGGGCAGACAGGACCCCCAGGTCCAATG GGTCCGTCGGGACTACCAGGACTCAAGGGGGACCACGGCAGGAAGGGAGACAAG GGTCACGGTGGTCTTATAGGTCTGATTGGGCCACCGGGAGACATCGGAGAGAAGGGGGACAGAGGACTGCCAGGAAACCAGGGACTGTTGGGTTCAAAAGGAGACGAG GGTGCAGTCGGTCCATCGGGTCCCCCCGGCCCTCCTGGCCCAAATGGTCTATCT GGAGCTGTTGGTACAAAGGGCTCCAAAGGAAACCTG GGCCCAACCGGTCCTCGAGGAGACACCGGTCCCGCGGGACCTCCAGGACCGCCG GGAAGGCCGGCTGTCGGCATGTCCCCTCTGCCCGAGCGCGGGCGGAGAAGGAGAACCCACAACTCGGTGGACGGCGCCGCACtcggcggggaggaggaggtggaggggcgggaggaggaggaggaggaggcggggatAGATGGGGGCGAGGAGGGATGGGTGCAGGGGGACCAGGCGGGCCGGGACGCCGAtatgaaggagaaggagggcatGGAGGAGGTGTTTGCGTCTCTGTCCTCCATGAAGGTCGAGGTGGACGGTCTGCGGAACCCACAGGGGACGTACCACAGCCCCGCCCGCACCTGCAAGGAGCTGTGGCTCCTCCACCCAGAGCTCCCCAATG gtgagTACTGGATAGATCCCAACCAGGGTTGCCATAGAGACTCCTTCAAGGTGTTTTGTAACTTCACTGCACAGGGAGAGACATGTCTGCATCCTGACAAGAAGTTCCAGTCG GTGAAGTTAGCAGCTTGGAAAGGGGAGAAGCCCGACACCTGGTACAGTAAATTCAGGAAAGGAAAACAG atttcCTACTCGGGGTCGGACGACGTTCCGCTCCACGTGGTCCAGCTGAccttcctgcagctgctgagcgCCACGGCCAAGCAGACCTTCACCTACCACTGCCTGAACTCCGCCGGCTGGCTGCACGTCGCCACCTACGGCCACGAGCACGCCCTGCGCTTCAGGGGCGCCAACGGGGAGGAGCTGACGCACGAGAACGCGCATTACATCAGCGCGCTGTACGACGGGTGTCAG ACGCGCTCGGGCCAAGAGAGGACGGTGTTGGAGTTCGACGCGCCGCTCTCCAACACGCTGCCCATCGTCGACGTGGCCGTGCCCGATTTCGGGAAGGGGAACCAGAAGTTTGGTTTTCAAGTGGGCCCGGTCTGCTTCAACGGTTAA
- the LOC119218012 gene encoding retinol dehydrogenase 8-like, whose translation MASPGQKVVLITGCSSGIGLRMAVMLAKDQQQRYHVIATMRDLKRKDKLVEAAGDAYGKTLSLAVLDVCTDESVKRCIDGIKDRHVDVLVNNAGIGLVGPIESIPIDEMKKVFETNFFGVIRMIKEVMPDMKRRRGGRIIVVSSVMGLQGVVFNDVYAASKFAMEGFCESLAVQLLKFNVTLSMIEPGPVHTEFEAKMIQDVKQKEYPGADADTVNYFKNVYLPSSVDIFETLGQTPDDIARVTKRVIEASSPRFRNLTNPLYTPIVALKYADETGGLSVHAFYHMLFDLGPLMHVSMTVMKYLTCGCLRSRTVSPN comes from the exons ATGGCGAGTCCCGGGCAGAAAGTGGTGCTGATCACCGGCTGCTCCTCCGGCATCGGCCTGAGGATGGCCGTGATGCTGGCCAAGGACCAGCAGCAGCGCTACCACG TCATAGCAACCATGCGGGACCTGAAGCGCAAGGACAAACTGGTGGAAGCCGCCGGGGACGCGTACGGCAAAACCCTGTCCCTGGCCGTGCTGGACGTCTGCACCGACGAGTCCGTCAAGCGGTGCATCGACGGCATCAAGGATCGGCACGTGGACGTCCTCG TGAACAACGCGGGGATCGGCCTCGTGGGCCCCATCGAGAGCATCCCCATCGACGAGATGAAGAAAGTCTTCGAGACCAACTTCTTCGGGGTGATCCGCATGATCAAGGAGGTGATGCCCgacatgaagaggaggaggggcggacGCATCATCGTGGTCAGCAGCGTGATGGGCCTGCAAG GCGTGGTCTTCAACGACGTGTACGCGGCCTCCAAGTTTGCCATGGAGGGCTTCTGCGAGAGCCTGGCCGTGCAGCTCTTGAAGTTCAATGTCAC GTTGTCGATGATCGAGCCGGGCCCGGTGCACACCGAGTTCGAGGCCAAGATGATTCAGGACGTGAAGCAGAAGGAGTACCCCGGAGCCGACGCCGACACGGTGAACTACTTCAAGAACGTCTACCTCCCGTCCTCCGTGGACATCTTCGAGACCCTGGGACAAACGCCCGACGACATCGCCAGAGTGACGAAGAGGGTGATCGAAGCGAGCAGCCCGCGCTTCCGTAACCTGACCAACCCCTTGTACACGCCCATCGTGGCGCTGAAATACGCCGACGAAACCGGAGGCCTGTCCGTCCACGCCTTCTACCACATGCTCTTCGACCTGGGCCCTCTGATGCACGTCAGCATGACCGTCATGAAGTACCTCACCTGTGGGTGTCTGAGGAGCAGGACAGTTTCCCCCAACTAG